The following coding sequences are from one Panicum hallii strain FIL2 chromosome 5, PHallii_v3.1, whole genome shotgun sequence window:
- the LOC112892287 gene encoding acetyl-CoA acetyltransferase, cytosolic 1-like isoform X2, whose product MASSSAAAAASENQSLKDRDVCIVGVARTPIGALLGSLSSLPATKLGSIAIQGALRRANVDPALVQEVFMGNVLSANLGQAPARQAALGAGLPNTVPCTTVNKVCSSGMKAVMFAAQSIQLGINDVVVAGGMESMSNAPKYVAEARRGSRFGHDVLVDGMLKDGLWDVYNDFPMGMCAELCADQHTFSREEQDSYAILSNERAIAARDSGAFSWEIIPVEISSGRGKPPVVVDKDESLAKFDPVKLKKLGPTFKTNGSVTAGNSSSISDGAAAIVLVSGEKAKNLGLQVIARIRGYADAAQAPELFTTAPALSIPKAISSAGLQTSQIDYYEINEAFAVVALANQRLLGIPSEKLNLSGGAVSLGHPIGCSGARIIVTLLGILRQKHGKFGVAGVCNGGGGASALVLELMGD is encoded by the exons ATGGCGTCGTCGagcgcggctgctgctgctagtGAGAACCAGAGCCTGAAGGATCGGGACGTCTGCATCGTCGGCGTCGCCCGCACGCCCATCGGCGCCCTGCTCGGGTCGCTCTCGTCGCTCCCCGCAACCAAGCTCGGCTCCATCGCCATCCAAG GCGCTCTCAGGAGGGCGAACGTCGATCCGGCGCTCGTGCAGGAGGTGTTCATGGGCAACGTCCTCAGCGCCAACCTCGGCCAGGCCCCGGCAAGGCAGGCCGCCCTGGGCGCCGGCTTGCCCAACACCGTCCCCTGCACTACGGTCAACAAAGTTTGCTCCTCGGGAATGAAGG CTGTCATGTTCGCGGCCCAAAGTATTCAGCTGGGGATCAACGATGTTGTGGTTGCCGGAGGCATGGAGAGCATGTCGAATGCACCCAAATACGTGGCTGAAGCAAG ACGAGGATCACGGTTCGGACATGATGTCCTAGTGGATGGGATGCTCAAGGATGGCCTGTGGGATGTCTATAATGATTTTCCGATGGGGATGTGTGCTGAACTGTGTGCAGACCAGCACACATTCTCAAGGGAGGAGCAG GATTCTTATGCTATTCTCAGCAATGAACGTGCAATAGCAGCTCGGGACAGCGGTGCATTTTCTTGGGAGATTATTCCT GTTGAAATTTCTTCTGGTAGAGGGAAACCACCAGTAGTTGTGGACAAGGATGAGAGCCTTGCAAAG TTTGATCCAGTAAAGTTGAAGAAACTTGGGCCCACTTTTAAGACAAATGGTTCTGTAACTGCTGGCAATTCTTCTAGTATCAG TGACGGTGCTGCTGCAATAGTCCTTGTCAGTGGAGAGAAAGCTAAGAATCTTGGCCTTCAAGTTATTGCAAGGATCAGAGGGTATGCTGATGCTGCTCAG GCACCTGAGCTGTTTACGACTGCTCCAGCTCTTTCTATTCCGAAGGCTATATCGAGTGCGGGTCTTCAAACTTCGCAAATAGATTATTATGAAATAAACGAGGCCTTTGCT GTTGTTGCATTGGCTAATCAGAGGCTTCTTGGTATCCCTTCT GAAAAGCTGAACTTAAGTGGTGGCGCTGTTTCTCTGGGCCATCCTATTGGTTGCAGTGGTGCACGGATTATAGTCACTTTACTTGGG ATTCTTAGGCAGAAACATGGGAAATTTGGTGTCGCTGGAGTTTGCAATGGTGGCGGAGGTGCCTCAGCCCTAGTTTTAGAGCTCAT GGGGGATTAG
- the LOC112892287 gene encoding acetyl-CoA acetyltransferase, cytosolic 1-like isoform X1 has product MASSSAAAAASENQSLKDRDVCIVGVARTPIGALLGSLSSLPATKLGSIAIQGALRRANVDPALVQEVFMGNVLSANLGQAPARQAALGAGLPNTVPCTTVNKVCSSGMKAVMFAAQSIQLGINDVVVAGGMESMSNAPKYVAEARRGSRFGHDVLVDGMLKDGLWDVYNDFPMGMCAELCADQHTFSREEQDSYAILSNERAIAARDSGAFSWEIIPVEISSGRGKPPVVVDKDESLAKFDPVKLKKLGPTFKTNGSVTAGNSSSISDGAAAIVLVSGEKAKNLGLQVIARIRGYADAAQAPELFTTAPALSIPKAISSAGLQTSQIDYYEINEAFAVVALANQRLLGIPSEKLNLSGGAVSLGHPIGCSGARIIVTLLGILRQKHGKFGVAGVCNGGGGASALVLELMQPSSHIRSSL; this is encoded by the exons ATGGCGTCGTCGagcgcggctgctgctgctagtGAGAACCAGAGCCTGAAGGATCGGGACGTCTGCATCGTCGGCGTCGCCCGCACGCCCATCGGCGCCCTGCTCGGGTCGCTCTCGTCGCTCCCCGCAACCAAGCTCGGCTCCATCGCCATCCAAG GCGCTCTCAGGAGGGCGAACGTCGATCCGGCGCTCGTGCAGGAGGTGTTCATGGGCAACGTCCTCAGCGCCAACCTCGGCCAGGCCCCGGCAAGGCAGGCCGCCCTGGGCGCCGGCTTGCCCAACACCGTCCCCTGCACTACGGTCAACAAAGTTTGCTCCTCGGGAATGAAGG CTGTCATGTTCGCGGCCCAAAGTATTCAGCTGGGGATCAACGATGTTGTGGTTGCCGGAGGCATGGAGAGCATGTCGAATGCACCCAAATACGTGGCTGAAGCAAG ACGAGGATCACGGTTCGGACATGATGTCCTAGTGGATGGGATGCTCAAGGATGGCCTGTGGGATGTCTATAATGATTTTCCGATGGGGATGTGTGCTGAACTGTGTGCAGACCAGCACACATTCTCAAGGGAGGAGCAG GATTCTTATGCTATTCTCAGCAATGAACGTGCAATAGCAGCTCGGGACAGCGGTGCATTTTCTTGGGAGATTATTCCT GTTGAAATTTCTTCTGGTAGAGGGAAACCACCAGTAGTTGTGGACAAGGATGAGAGCCTTGCAAAG TTTGATCCAGTAAAGTTGAAGAAACTTGGGCCCACTTTTAAGACAAATGGTTCTGTAACTGCTGGCAATTCTTCTAGTATCAG TGACGGTGCTGCTGCAATAGTCCTTGTCAGTGGAGAGAAAGCTAAGAATCTTGGCCTTCAAGTTATTGCAAGGATCAGAGGGTATGCTGATGCTGCTCAG GCACCTGAGCTGTTTACGACTGCTCCAGCTCTTTCTATTCCGAAGGCTATATCGAGTGCGGGTCTTCAAACTTCGCAAATAGATTATTATGAAATAAACGAGGCCTTTGCT GTTGTTGCATTGGCTAATCAGAGGCTTCTTGGTATCCCTTCT GAAAAGCTGAACTTAAGTGGTGGCGCTGTTTCTCTGGGCCATCCTATTGGTTGCAGTGGTGCACGGATTATAGTCACTTTACTTGGG ATTCTTAGGCAGAAACATGGGAAATTTGGTGTCGCTGGAGTTTGCAATGGTGGCGGAGGTGCCTCAGCCCTAGTTTTAGAGCTCAT GCAACCCTCTTCGCATATCCGTTCTTCATTGTGA
- the LOC112892285 gene encoding proline-rich receptor-like protein kinase PERK9, which translates to MASSPSPSPGTIRATLPPSTATPSPATTTPTPASPAPVTQPNATPADPSSSPAAPPPLPPASTPPPQLTPPPPSLPPPPDAVPPPPVVVASPPPAPAAVVPPPSPPVAVPPPPTPAAPPKASPILPPAAASPPPSNLPAPNPPADPTPPTVVQPPPPKHRPPPRKPGTQPDPPPLAPPPSGVPVKPSPTSPSPASGDPLIPTPTSPSPPGTTPSVPAPATAVDPVSPVTNADRGSNKSSSPTTQSSSSSGSSGGMSSGAKAGIGVFVAILVLSLVGVAFWYKKKRRRVHGYRAGFVMPSPASTPTQVLGYSAKTNFSAGSPESKDSMPEFSMGNCRFFTYEDLYQITNGFSAQNLLGEGGFGSVYKGRLADGKEVAVKKLKEGGGQGEREFHAEVEIISRVHHRHLVSLVGYCISDDQRLLVYDFVPNNTLHYHLHGRGVPVLEWPARVKIAAGSARGIAYLHEDCHPRIIHRDIKSSNILLDNNFEALVADFGLARLALDACTHVTTRVMGTFGYLAPEYASSGKLTERSDVFSFGVVLLELITGRKPVDASKPLGDESLVEWARPLLTQALESGNVGELVDTTLGKNYNEVEMFRMIEAAAACIRHSASRRPKMSQVVRVLDSLADVDLTNGVQPGKSEMFNVANTAEIRLFQRMAFGSQDFTTDFSQSSWNSQSRGLDTSGSRPL; encoded by the exons ATGGCGTCCTCGCCGTCGCCTTCCCCGGGCACCATCAGGGCCACCTTGCCGCCGTCCACAGCAACCCCATCGCCGGCAACCACCACACCCACGCCGGCCTCTCCGGCTCCGGTGACACAGCCCAATGCTACCCCGGCCGATCCTTCCTCCTCGCCGGCTGCGCCGCCTCCCCTTCCCCCCGCATCCACGCCACCCCCGCAGCTCactcctccaccgccctccTTGCCACCGCCTCCTGACGCTGTGCCGCCACCGCCAGTAGTTGTTGCCTCTCCGCCACCAGCCCCCGCAGCCGTAGTGccgccaccctcgccgccggttgCAGTGCCCCCACCACCTACACCCGCTGCCCCGCCAAAGGCATCGCCTATACTCCCCCCTGCGGCTGCATCACCACCTCCATCAAATTTGCCAGCGCCCAACCCACCGGCTGACCCAACTCCGCCGACGGTAGTGCAGCCGCCTCCACCAAAGCATCGTCCGCCACCAAGAAAACCTGGAACACAGCCGGATCCTCCACCCCTGGCTCCACCACCTTCTGGAGTTCCTGTCAAACCTTCTCCGACTAGTCCCTCGCCGGCCTCTGGAGATCCATTGATCCCTACTCCCACTAGCCCCTCGCCTCCAGGGACGACACCGTCGGTGCCAGCACCAGCAACAGCAGTTGATCCGGTCAGCCCGGTAACCAACGCGGACCGGGGTTCCAACAAATCATCAAGTCCAACCACACAGAGCAGCAGCTCCTCAGGAAGCAGTGGTGGAATGAGTTCTGGTGCAAAGGCAGGTATTGGTGTCTTCGTAGCCATTCTTGTGCTTAGCTTGGTGGGAGTTGCATTTTGGTACAAGAAGAAACGGAGGAGAGTGCATGGTTACCGTGCTGGGTTTGTAATGCCTTCACCTGCCTCGACTCCTACACAAGTGCTAG GGTATTCAGCTAAAACAAACTTCAGTGCTGGGAGTCCTGAATCAAAAGATTCAATGCCAGAGTTCAGTATGGGCAACTGTCGGTTCTTCACTTATGAGGATTTGTATCAGATCACAAATGGTTTCTCAGCTCAGAATCTGCTAGGGGAAGGTGGGTTTGGGTCAGTGTACAAGGGCCGCTTAGCTGATGGAAAAGAGGTCGCAGTTAAGAAACTGAAAGAAGGTGGTGGGCAGGGAGAACGTGAGTTCCATGCGGAGGTGGAGATTATCAGTCGCGTGCATCATCGGCATCTAGTCTCTCTAGTAGGGTATTGCATTTCAGATGACCAGAGATTGCTTGTCTACGATTTTGTGCCTAACAACACACTGCATTACCATCTTCATG GACGCGGCGTGCCAGTTTTGGAGTGGCCAGCTAGGGTTAAGATTGCAGCCGGCTCAGCTCGGGGAATAGCCTATCTTCATGAAGATT GTCATCCACGAATAATCCACCGAGATATAAAATCCTCTAATATTTTGCTGGACAATAACTTTGAAGCTCTG GTTGCTGATTTTGGTCTTGCAAGGTTAGCTCTGGATGCTTGTACGCATGTAACTACACGGGTGATGGGAACCTTTGG GTACCTGGCTCCAGAGTATGCATCAAGTGGCAAGTTGACCGAAAGATCAGATGTATTCTCTTTCGGTGTTGTTCTCTTGGAGCTTATTACTGGTCGAAAGCCTGTTGATGCATCAAAGCCATTGGGTGATGAGAGCCTTGTTGAGTGG GCTAGACCATTGCTGACACAAGCACTTGAGAGTGGCAATGTAGGGGAGTTGGTGGACACCACACTCGGTAAGAACTACAACGAAGTTGAGATGTTCCGTATGATTgaggctgctgctgcttgtATTCGGCATTCAGCATCCAGGAGACCCAAGATGAGTCAG GTGGTGCGGGTTCTTGATAGCCTAGCTGATGTTGATCTAACCAACGGTGTCCAGCCAGGCAAGAGCGAGATGTTCAACGTTGCGAACACGGCGGAGATCAGGCTGTTCCAGCGGATGGCATTTGGCAGCCAAGATTTCACGACCGATTTCAGCCAGTCCAGCTGGAACAGCCAGAGTAGAGGTCTTGACACCTCTGGTTCGAGGCCATTGTAA
- the LOC112894832 gene encoding phosphoenolpyruvate carboxylase 4 isoform X1: MLDTTDDIAEGISFQAFEDDCRLLATLLHDVLLRELGPRFIHILERNRILAQSAVSMRAAGMEDTAAVVERQLEADLAAMPLEDALCVARAFSHYLNLMGIAETHHRVRKARNVEKLSKSCDDIFDKLIQSGVPPEQLYDTVCKQEVEIVLTAHPTQINRRTLQYKHLRVAHLLEFNARPDLSHEDKEMLIEDLVREITAIWQTDELRRHKPTPVDEARAGLHIVEQSLWKAVPHYLRRVSSALKKHTGRTLPLTSTPIKFGSWMGGDRDGNPNVTAKVTRDVSLLSRWMAIDLYIRELENLSFELSVKRCSDKVANLANEILLKVNPTESASEDLKASTWNQTVPQNNAKLHHNLPLPAQLPSGADLPSCTECSDGESQFRIINLPRNRSRPGALNVPEKFEDSPLSSPTGRQSQIGRTASGGQLRKLFKESHIGRSSSFRKLLEPSISDKPGITPYRVVLGNVKEKLVKTRRRLELLLEDLPCDYDTEEYCETSDQVLEPLLLCYQSLESCGSSVLADGRLADLIRRVATFGMVLMKLDVRQESGRHTEALDAVTSYLDLGVYSEWDEEKKLDFLTRELKGKRPLVPPNIEVAADVKEVLDTFKVAAELGSDSLGAYVISMASNASDVLAVELLQKDARLTVSGDLGRPCPGGTLRVVPLFETVKDLREAGSAIRKLLSIDWYREHIIKNHNGHQEVMVGYSDSGKDAGRFTAAWELYKAQEDVVAACNEFGIKVTLFHGRGGSIGRGGGPTYLAIQSQPPGSVMGTLRSTEQGEMVQAKFGLPQTAVRQLEIYTTAVLLATLRPPHPPRDPNWRHLMEEISRVSCAHYRRTVYEDPEFITYFQEATPQAELGFLNIGSRPAKRKPAGGISSLRAIPWVFAWTQTRLVLPAWLGVGAGLQDALDRGHGGELRAMYAEWPFFQSTLDLIEMVTAKADAPMAAHYEEMLVARERRAVGGELRRELARTERCVLAVSGHSKLTAHNRSLRRLIESRLAYLNPINMLQVEVLRRLRRDDDNRRLRDALLITINGIAAGMRNTG; the protein is encoded by the exons ATGCTGGACACGACGGACGACATCGCGGAGGGGATATCGTTCCAGGCGTTCGAGGATGACTGCCGCCTCCTCGCCACCCTCCTCCACGACGTCCTCCTCCGCGAGCTCGGCCCCCGCTTCATCCACATCCTCGAGCGCAACCGCATCCTCGCGCAG AGCGCCGTCTCCATGCGCGCGGCGGGGATGGAGGACACGGCGGCCGTCGTCGAGCGCCAGCTGGAGGCCGACCTGGCCGCCATGCCCCTCGAGGACGCGCTCTGCGTCGCCCGGGCCTTCTCGCACTACCTCAACCTCATGGGCATCGCGGAGACCCACCACAG GGTTCGTAAAGCACGAAACGTAGAAAAACTCTCAAAATCATGTGATGATATATTCGACAAGCTGATTCAAAGTGGTGTCCCTCCGGAACAACTATATGACACTGTTTGCAAGCAG GAGGTTGAAATTGTTCTGACAGCTCATCCCACCCAAATAAATCGGCGAACTTTGCAATACAAGCACCTTAGAGTAGCT CATCTTTTGGAGTTCAATGCACGCCCTGATCTTAGCCATGAGGATAAAGAAATGCTAATTGAGGATCTG GTAAGGGAAATCACAGCAATATGGCAGACAGATGAGTTGAGGCGCCATAAACCTACACCAGTTGATGAAGCAAGGGCTG GTCTTCATATCGTGGAGCAATCCCTTTGGAAAGCGGTACCACACTATCTTCGCCGTGTTAGCAGTGCTCTAAAGAAG CACACTGGAAGGACACTTCCGCTAACCTCCACACCAATCAAGTTTGGTTCTTGGATGGGTGGTGACCGGGACGGGAATCCTAATGTTACAGCAAAA GTGACTAGGGATGTTTCGTTGTTGTCCCGGTGGATGGCAATTGACTTATACATCAGGGAATTGGAGAATCTCAGCTTTGAGCTGTCCGTCAAGAGATGCAGTGACAAGGTTGCAAACTTGGCTAATGAAATTTTGCTCAAAG TGAACCCTACAGAGTCAGCATCCGAGGACCTAAAGGCCAGCACCTGGAACCAAACAGTACCTCAAAACAACGCAAAACTACATCATAACTTGCCGCTACCTGCACAACTTCCTTCTGGTGCTGATCTTCCTTCATGTACAG AATGCAGTGATGGAGAATCCCAATTCAGGATCATAAATCTTCCAAGGAACCGAAGTCGTCCA GGAGCTCTTAATGTGCCAGAAAAATTTGAAGACAGTCCATTGTCATCTCCTACTGGCCGTCAATCACAAATAGGTAGAACTGCAAGTGGCGGTCAACTGAGGAAGTTGTTCAAAGAATCTCATATTGGTCGATCAAGTAGCTTCCGGAAACTACTTGAGCCAAGCATATCAGACAAACCAGGAATTACTCCTTACAGGGTTGTCCTTGGTAATGTGAAAGAAAAG CTGGTGAAGACACGCAGAAGACTCGAACTTCTTCTTGAGGATTTACCGTGTGACTATGACACTGAAGAATATTGTGAAACATCAGATCAAGTTTTGGAGCCCTTGCTCTTGTGCTATCAATCACTG GAATCATGTGGATCTAGCGTGCTTGCTGATGGCCGGTTAGCAGATTTGATACGAAGGGTTGCAACCTTTGGTATGGTGCTAATGAAGCTCGATGTGCGCCAG GAATCTGGTCGACACACAGAAGCACTTGATGCCGTCACATCTTACTTAGATCTTGGTGTTTATAGTGAGTGGGATGAAGAGAAGAAGTTGGATTTCTTGACTAGAGAGCTGAAAGGGAAGCGTCCTCTTGTTCCTCCAAACATAGAG GTTGCTGCTGATGTGAAAGAAGTTCTGGACACCTTCAAAGTTGCTGCAGAATTAGGAAGCGACTCACTTGGAGCATATGTGATCTCAATGGCCTCAAAT GCAAGTGATGTCCTCGCTGTTGAGCTGTTGCAGAAGGATGCAAGACTTACAGTTAGCGGGGACCTAGGAAGGCCATGTCCTGGTGGAAC GTTAAGGGTTGTTCCTTTGTTCGAGACCGTGAAAGATTTGCGGGAAGCCGGCTCAGCAATCAGGAAGCTGCTATCCATCGACTGGTACAGGGAGCACATCATCAAGAATCACAACGGCCACCAGGAG GTCATGGTGGGCTACTCAGACTCCGGCAAGGACGCCGGGCGCTTCACGGCCGCATGGGAGCTCTACAAGGCTCAGGAAGACGTTGTTGCCGCGTGCAACGAGTTCGGGATCAAGGTGACGCTCTTCCACGGCCGTGGCGGCAGcatcggccgcggcggcggtccGACGTACCTGGCCATCCAGTCGCAGCCGCCGGGCTCAGTAATG GGCACACTCCGGTCGACGGAGCAAGGCGAGATGGTGCAGGCCAAGTTCGGCCTGCCGCAGACCGCCGTCCGCCAGCTGGAGATCTACACGACGGCGGTGCTGCTAGCGACGCTGCGGCCGCCGCATCCGCCGCGCGACCCCAACTGGCGGCACCTGATGGAGGAGATCTCCCGCGTGAGCTGCGCGCACTACCGGCGCACGGTGTACGAGGACCCGGAGTTCATCACCTACTTCCAGGAGGCGACGCCGCAGGCGGAGCTGGGGTTCCTCAACATCGGCAGCCGGCCGGCGAAGCGCAAGCCCGCGGGGGGCATCTCGAGCCTGCGCGCCATCCCCTGGGTGTTCGCGTGGACGCAGACGCGGCTGGTGCTCCCGGCGTGGCTGGGCGTCGGGGCGGGGCTGCAGGACGCGCTGGACCGGGGCCACGGCGGGGAGCTCCGCGCCATGTACGCGGAGTGGCCCTTCTTCCAGAGCACGCTGGACCTGATCGAGATGGTGACGGCGAAGGCGGACGCGCCCATGGCGGCGCACTACGAGGAGATGCTGGTGGCCCGGGAGCGGCgcgcggtgggcggcgagcTGCGGCGGGAGCTGGCGCGCACGGAGCGGTGCGTGCTGGCGGTGAGCGGGCACAGCAAGCTGACGGCGCACAACCGGAGCCTGCGGCGGCTGATCGAGAGCCGCCTCGCGTACCTCAACCCCATCAACATGCTGCAGGTGGAGGTGCTCCGCAGGCTCCGCCGCGACGACGACAACCGCAGGCTCCGCGACGCGCTGCTCATCACCATCAACGGCATCGCCGCCGGCATGCGCAACACCGGCTGA
- the LOC112894832 gene encoding phosphoenolpyruvate carboxylase 4 isoform X2, translated as MLDTTDDIAEGISFQAFEDDCRLLATLLHDVLLRELGPRFIHILERNRILAQSAVSMRAAGMEDTAAVVERQLEADLAAMPLEDALCVARAFSHYLNLMGIAETHHRVRKARNVEKLSKSCDDIFDKLIQSGVPPEQLYDTVCKQEVEIVLTAHPTQINRRTLQYKHLRVAHLLEFNARPDLSHEDKEMLIEDLVREITAIWQTDELRRHKPTPVDEARAGLHIVEQSLWKAVPHYLRRVSSALKKHTGRTLPLTSTPIKFGSWMGGDRDGNPNVTAKVTRDVSLLSRWMAIDLYIRELENLSFELSVKRCSDKVANLANEILLKESASEDLKASTWNQTVPQNNAKLHHNLPLPAQLPSGADLPSCTECSDGESQFRIINLPRNRSRPGALNVPEKFEDSPLSSPTGRQSQIGRTASGGQLRKLFKESHIGRSSSFRKLLEPSISDKPGITPYRVVLGNVKEKLVKTRRRLELLLEDLPCDYDTEEYCETSDQVLEPLLLCYQSLESCGSSVLADGRLADLIRRVATFGMVLMKLDVRQESGRHTEALDAVTSYLDLGVYSEWDEEKKLDFLTRELKGKRPLVPPNIEVAADVKEVLDTFKVAAELGSDSLGAYVISMASNASDVLAVELLQKDARLTVSGDLGRPCPGGTLRVVPLFETVKDLREAGSAIRKLLSIDWYREHIIKNHNGHQEVMVGYSDSGKDAGRFTAAWELYKAQEDVVAACNEFGIKVTLFHGRGGSIGRGGGPTYLAIQSQPPGSVMGTLRSTEQGEMVQAKFGLPQTAVRQLEIYTTAVLLATLRPPHPPRDPNWRHLMEEISRVSCAHYRRTVYEDPEFITYFQEATPQAELGFLNIGSRPAKRKPAGGISSLRAIPWVFAWTQTRLVLPAWLGVGAGLQDALDRGHGGELRAMYAEWPFFQSTLDLIEMVTAKADAPMAAHYEEMLVARERRAVGGELRRELARTERCVLAVSGHSKLTAHNRSLRRLIESRLAYLNPINMLQVEVLRRLRRDDDNRRLRDALLITINGIAAGMRNTG; from the exons ATGCTGGACACGACGGACGACATCGCGGAGGGGATATCGTTCCAGGCGTTCGAGGATGACTGCCGCCTCCTCGCCACCCTCCTCCACGACGTCCTCCTCCGCGAGCTCGGCCCCCGCTTCATCCACATCCTCGAGCGCAACCGCATCCTCGCGCAG AGCGCCGTCTCCATGCGCGCGGCGGGGATGGAGGACACGGCGGCCGTCGTCGAGCGCCAGCTGGAGGCCGACCTGGCCGCCATGCCCCTCGAGGACGCGCTCTGCGTCGCCCGGGCCTTCTCGCACTACCTCAACCTCATGGGCATCGCGGAGACCCACCACAG GGTTCGTAAAGCACGAAACGTAGAAAAACTCTCAAAATCATGTGATGATATATTCGACAAGCTGATTCAAAGTGGTGTCCCTCCGGAACAACTATATGACACTGTTTGCAAGCAG GAGGTTGAAATTGTTCTGACAGCTCATCCCACCCAAATAAATCGGCGAACTTTGCAATACAAGCACCTTAGAGTAGCT CATCTTTTGGAGTTCAATGCACGCCCTGATCTTAGCCATGAGGATAAAGAAATGCTAATTGAGGATCTG GTAAGGGAAATCACAGCAATATGGCAGACAGATGAGTTGAGGCGCCATAAACCTACACCAGTTGATGAAGCAAGGGCTG GTCTTCATATCGTGGAGCAATCCCTTTGGAAAGCGGTACCACACTATCTTCGCCGTGTTAGCAGTGCTCTAAAGAAG CACACTGGAAGGACACTTCCGCTAACCTCCACACCAATCAAGTTTGGTTCTTGGATGGGTGGTGACCGGGACGGGAATCCTAATGTTACAGCAAAA GTGACTAGGGATGTTTCGTTGTTGTCCCGGTGGATGGCAATTGACTTATACATCAGGGAATTGGAGAATCTCAGCTTTGAGCTGTCCGTCAAGAGATGCAGTGACAAGGTTGCAAACTTGGCTAATGAAATTTTGCTCAAAG AGTCAGCATCCGAGGACCTAAAGGCCAGCACCTGGAACCAAACAGTACCTCAAAACAACGCAAAACTACATCATAACTTGCCGCTACCTGCACAACTTCCTTCTGGTGCTGATCTTCCTTCATGTACAG AATGCAGTGATGGAGAATCCCAATTCAGGATCATAAATCTTCCAAGGAACCGAAGTCGTCCA GGAGCTCTTAATGTGCCAGAAAAATTTGAAGACAGTCCATTGTCATCTCCTACTGGCCGTCAATCACAAATAGGTAGAACTGCAAGTGGCGGTCAACTGAGGAAGTTGTTCAAAGAATCTCATATTGGTCGATCAAGTAGCTTCCGGAAACTACTTGAGCCAAGCATATCAGACAAACCAGGAATTACTCCTTACAGGGTTGTCCTTGGTAATGTGAAAGAAAAG CTGGTGAAGACACGCAGAAGACTCGAACTTCTTCTTGAGGATTTACCGTGTGACTATGACACTGAAGAATATTGTGAAACATCAGATCAAGTTTTGGAGCCCTTGCTCTTGTGCTATCAATCACTG GAATCATGTGGATCTAGCGTGCTTGCTGATGGCCGGTTAGCAGATTTGATACGAAGGGTTGCAACCTTTGGTATGGTGCTAATGAAGCTCGATGTGCGCCAG GAATCTGGTCGACACACAGAAGCACTTGATGCCGTCACATCTTACTTAGATCTTGGTGTTTATAGTGAGTGGGATGAAGAGAAGAAGTTGGATTTCTTGACTAGAGAGCTGAAAGGGAAGCGTCCTCTTGTTCCTCCAAACATAGAG GTTGCTGCTGATGTGAAAGAAGTTCTGGACACCTTCAAAGTTGCTGCAGAATTAGGAAGCGACTCACTTGGAGCATATGTGATCTCAATGGCCTCAAAT GCAAGTGATGTCCTCGCTGTTGAGCTGTTGCAGAAGGATGCAAGACTTACAGTTAGCGGGGACCTAGGAAGGCCATGTCCTGGTGGAAC GTTAAGGGTTGTTCCTTTGTTCGAGACCGTGAAAGATTTGCGGGAAGCCGGCTCAGCAATCAGGAAGCTGCTATCCATCGACTGGTACAGGGAGCACATCATCAAGAATCACAACGGCCACCAGGAG GTCATGGTGGGCTACTCAGACTCCGGCAAGGACGCCGGGCGCTTCACGGCCGCATGGGAGCTCTACAAGGCTCAGGAAGACGTTGTTGCCGCGTGCAACGAGTTCGGGATCAAGGTGACGCTCTTCCACGGCCGTGGCGGCAGcatcggccgcggcggcggtccGACGTACCTGGCCATCCAGTCGCAGCCGCCGGGCTCAGTAATG GGCACACTCCGGTCGACGGAGCAAGGCGAGATGGTGCAGGCCAAGTTCGGCCTGCCGCAGACCGCCGTCCGCCAGCTGGAGATCTACACGACGGCGGTGCTGCTAGCGACGCTGCGGCCGCCGCATCCGCCGCGCGACCCCAACTGGCGGCACCTGATGGAGGAGATCTCCCGCGTGAGCTGCGCGCACTACCGGCGCACGGTGTACGAGGACCCGGAGTTCATCACCTACTTCCAGGAGGCGACGCCGCAGGCGGAGCTGGGGTTCCTCAACATCGGCAGCCGGCCGGCGAAGCGCAAGCCCGCGGGGGGCATCTCGAGCCTGCGCGCCATCCCCTGGGTGTTCGCGTGGACGCAGACGCGGCTGGTGCTCCCGGCGTGGCTGGGCGTCGGGGCGGGGCTGCAGGACGCGCTGGACCGGGGCCACGGCGGGGAGCTCCGCGCCATGTACGCGGAGTGGCCCTTCTTCCAGAGCACGCTGGACCTGATCGAGATGGTGACGGCGAAGGCGGACGCGCCCATGGCGGCGCACTACGAGGAGATGCTGGTGGCCCGGGAGCGGCgcgcggtgggcggcgagcTGCGGCGGGAGCTGGCGCGCACGGAGCGGTGCGTGCTGGCGGTGAGCGGGCACAGCAAGCTGACGGCGCACAACCGGAGCCTGCGGCGGCTGATCGAGAGCCGCCTCGCGTACCTCAACCCCATCAACATGCTGCAGGTGGAGGTGCTCCGCAGGCTCCGCCGCGACGACGACAACCGCAGGCTCCGCGACGCGCTGCTCATCACCATCAACGGCATCGCCGCCGGCATGCGCAACACCGGCTGA